One window of the Vigna radiata var. radiata cultivar VC1973A chromosome 1, Vradiata_ver6, whole genome shotgun sequence genome contains the following:
- the LOC106759730 gene encoding DNA-binding protein RHL1 → MARGKGKKKEEEDTEIINPETLERKKLKSLAFSNHILSETPANSSVLLKPSSVVAKHHGKDIIKKSQRKSSRYLFSFPGLIAPLAGGKIGDLKDLGTKNPVLYLDFPQGQMKLFGTIVYPKNRYLTLQFPKGGKSVMCEDYFDNMIVFSDAWWIGRKDENPEEAKLDFPKEFYEGHQAEYDFKGGAGAASVVNQGVPRSRIQHAEPESPKTPSENELSDSELNFEDTKESGPSRHSTRTAGKSYKFAEVSSSDDSGENSPDISDHEEKVEEVDTAVNDHNSSKKETVVFDLDKEDHAPGHPLNQENNESVSQSTSVSASTKVKSSNRGSLVQATISTLFQKVNEKKTTRSSRKSPSSKASGQKLQPAGSKRKIDLDEGPKKRGRKPRNKTTGEKIKAKSKQSDDEDDDDIEEISNASEDNGSDEEWTA, encoded by the exons ATGGCGCGGGGgaaggggaagaagaaggaagaagaagacacTGAAATCATAAACCCAGAAACGTTGGAGCGCAAGAAGCTCAAATCCTTGGCCTTTTCCAACCACATTCTCTCGGAGACTCCTGCTAACAGCTCCGTTCTACTCAAACCTTCCTCCGTCGTGGCCAAGCACCACGGCAAAGACATCATCAAGAAGTCTCAGAGGAAGAGCAGCAGGTATCTCTTCTCTTTCCCAGGGCTAATTGCTCCCCTTGCTGGTGGCAAGATCGGTGACCTTAAGGATTTGGGAACCAAAAACCCTGTTCTCTACCTCGATTTTCCCCAG GGTCAAATGAAGCTTTTTGGGACCATTGTATATCCAAAGAACAGATACTTGACTCTGCAGTTCCCTAAAGGTGGAAAGAGTGTAATGTGTGAGGACTATTTTGATAACATG attgtattttcGGATGCATGGTGGATTGGGAGGAAAGATGAAAACCCTGAAGAAGCCAAACTGGATTTTCCTAAGGAATTCTATGAG GGGCATCAAGCTGAATATGACTTTAAAGGGGGTGCTGGTGCAGCTTCTGTAGTCAATCAAGGGGTTCCTAGATCCAGGATTCAACATGCAGAACCAGAGTCACCAAAGACACCCTCTGAAAATGAATTGTCTGACAGTGAACTAAATTTCGAAGATACAAAGGAATCGGGTCCATCCCGGCACTCAACAAGAACTGCAGGAAAATCATACAA ATTTGCTGAGGTTTCGTCCAGTGATGATTCTGGTGAAAACAGCCCTGACATTTCTGATCACGAAGAGAAAGTGGAAGAAGTTGATACTGCTGTAAATGATCATAATAGCTCAA AGAAAGAAACTGTAGTTTTTGACCTTGATAAGGAGGATCATGCACCGGGACATCCACTCAACCAAGAAAATAATGAGTCAGTGTCTCAATCTACTTCAGTCAGTGCATCTACTAAAGTTAAGTCCAGTAATCGTGGTTCCCTTGTCCAGGCTACTATATCCACATTATTCCAGAAAGTGAATGAAAAG AAGACTACAAGAAGTTCAAGGAAATCTCCATCATCAAAAG cTTCTGGCCAAAAGTTGCAGCCTGCTGGTTCAAAACGAAAGATTGATCtg GATGAAGGACCcaagaaaaggggaagaaagcCTAGGAACAAAACTACTG GTGAAAAAATCAAGGCAAAAAGCAAGCAATCCGat gatgaagatgatgatgacattGAAGAAATTTCAAATGCTTCAGAG GATAATGGAAGTGATGAAGAGTGGACTGCTTGA
- the LOC106771951 gene encoding probable metal-nicotianamine transporter YSL7 isoform X1, whose protein sequence is MAQNGSGDRVVENGFESVEHVDDHDRGLSRKGSTKLKEEEISVERVFQHLLVPSWRNQLTRRAFAVSFVLSILFSFIVMKLNLTTGIIPSLNVSAGLLGFFFVKTWTKFLEKSGMLRQPFTRQENTVIQTCVVASSGIAFSGGFGSYLFGMSEEIANQSTDTSDFKDPSLGWIIAFLFVVSFLGLFSVVPLRKIMIIDFKLTYPSGTATAHLINSFHTPQGAKLAKKQVKMLGKFFSMSFLWGFFQWFYTATDQCGFQAFPSLGLKAYENRFYFDFSAIYVGVGMICPYIINISVLLGGILSWGIMWPLIKTNEGHWYEKGLGEGNLHGIQGYRVFIAIALILGDGLYNFVKVITHTLWGLYHQIQERKRENVLPVADQDSPSSPELSYDDRRRTQLFLKDQIPTWFAVAGYVAIAAISTATLPHIFHQLKWYYIIVIYLVAPTLAFCNAYGCGLTDWSLASTYGKLAIFTIGAWAGATRGGVLAGLAACGVMMNIVSTASDLMQDFKTGYLTLASPRSMFVSQIIGTTMGCVISPSVFWIFYKAFPDLGKSTSEYPAPYAIIYRNMAILGVQGFGSLPKNCLLLCYIFFAAAVIINLFKDFLGKKGKFVPLPMAMAIPFYIGPYFAIDMCVGSLILYVWERINKAKADAFAPAVASGLICGDGIWTLPASILALAGVKPPICMKFLSRATNVKVDTFLGN, encoded by the exons ATGGCTCAAAATGGAAGTGGGGATAGAGTGGTGGAGAATGGTTTCGAGTCAGTTGAGCATGTAGATGACCATGATCGCGGACTGAGCCGAAAGGGTAGCACCAAACTCAAAGAGGAAGAGATTTCTGTGGAGAGGGTGTTCCAGCATCTTCTGGTGCCATCATGGAGGAACCAATTGACTCGGAGAGCCTTTGCGGTCAGCTTTGTACTCAGCATATTGTTCAGTTTCATTGTGATGAAGCTCAACCTCACCACTGGTATTATTCCTTCTCTCAATGTCTCTGCTGGCCTTCTGGGGTTCTTCTTTGTGAAAACTTGGACCAAGTTCTTGGAAAAATCTGGCATGTTGAGACAACCCTTCACAAGGCAAGAGAACACTGTCATCCAAACCTGTGTTGTGGCATCTTCTGGCATAGCCTTTAGCG GAGGATTTGGAAGTTACCTCTTTGGAATGAGTGAAGAAATAGCTAATCAATCCACTGATACAAGTGATTTTAAGGACCCAAGTTTAGGGTGGATTatagcttttctttttgttgttagCTTTCTCGGCCTTTTCTCTGTTGTACCTCTCCGAAAG ATTATGATCATTGACTTCAAATTGACATATCCAAGTGGAACTGCAACTGCACATCTCATTAACAGCTTCCACACTCCTCAAGGAGCCAAACTTGCAAA GAAGCAAGTAAAAATGTTGGGAAAATTCTTCAGTATGAGTTTTTTGTGGGGCTTTTTTCAATGGTTTTATACAGCTACTGACCAGTGTGGATTTCAAGCCTTCCCTTCATTGGGGCTTAAAGCATATGAAAACAG gttttattttgatttttctgCAATCTATGTTGGAGTTGGAATGATTTGCCCTTATATCATAAACATATCAGTGCTTCTTGGGGGAATTCTTTCTTGGGGAATAATGTGGCCTCTCATAAAAACCAACGAGGGTCATTGGTATGAAAAAGGCCTTGGTGAAGGAAATCTTCATGGCATCCAAGGTTACAGG GTATTTATAGCCATTGCATTGATCCTAGGAGATGGTTTATATAACTTCGTAAAGGTGATAACACATACCCTCTGGGGGTTGTATCATCAAATCCAAGAGAGAAAACGGGAGAATGTTCTTCCAGTTGCTGATCAAGACTCCCCCTCAAGTCCAGAGCTATCTTATGATGATCGGCGTCGCACCCAACTTTTCCTTAAAGATCAAATTCCCACATGGTTTGCAGTTGCAGGTTATGTTGCTATTGCTGCCATCTCAACAGCCACTCTACCACACATCTTCCACCAACTAAAATGGTACTACATAATTGTTATCTATCTGGTTGCTCCCACCTTGGCATTTTGCAATGCTTATGGTTGTGGACTAACTGATTGGTCCCTTGCATCCACTTATGGAAAGCTGGCCATCTTCACGATTGGAGCATGGGCCGGTGCCACACGAGGTGGAGTTCTCGCCGGTCTAGCTGCCTGTGGAGTGATGATGAACATTGTTTCCACAGCCTCAGACCTGATGCAGGATTTTAAGACTGGCTACCTTACACTGGCCTCACCACGCTCCATGTTTGTGAGCCAAATAATCGGCACAACAATGGGTTGTGTAATTTCTCCTTCTGTGTTTTGGATTTTCTACAAAGCTTTTCCTGACCTTGGGAAGTCTACAAGTGAATATCCTGCCCCATATGCAATCATATACCGTAATATGGCCATATTAGGGGTGCAAGGTTTTGGCTCTCTACCAAAAAACTGCCTCTTGCTTTGTTACATATTCTTTGCTGCAGCAGTTATCATAAACTTGTTCAAAGATTTTCTTGGCAAGAAAGGGAAGTTTGTTCCACTTCCAATGGCCATGGCAATACCCTTCTACATAGGGCCATACTTTGCCATTGACATGTGTGTTGGAAGTCTGATATTGTATGTGTGGGAAAGGATTAACAAGGCTAAGGCAGATGCTTTTGCACCAGCTGTAGCTTCTGGTTTGATATGTGGGGATGGAATATGGACTCTTCCTGCTTCAATACTTGCTCTTGCAGGAGTTAAGCCACCAATTTGTATGAAGTTCTTGTCCAGAGCAACAAATGTGAAGGTTGATACTTTCTTAGGGAATTAA
- the LOC106771951 gene encoding probable metal-nicotianamine transporter YSL7 isoform X2 — translation MSEEIANQSTDTSDFKDPSLGWIIAFLFVVSFLGLFSVVPLRKIMIIDFKLTYPSGTATAHLINSFHTPQGAKLAKKQVKMLGKFFSMSFLWGFFQWFYTATDQCGFQAFPSLGLKAYENRFYFDFSAIYVGVGMICPYIINISVLLGGILSWGIMWPLIKTNEGHWYEKGLGEGNLHGIQGYRVFIAIALILGDGLYNFVKVITHTLWGLYHQIQERKRENVLPVADQDSPSSPELSYDDRRRTQLFLKDQIPTWFAVAGYVAIAAISTATLPHIFHQLKWYYIIVIYLVAPTLAFCNAYGCGLTDWSLASTYGKLAIFTIGAWAGATRGGVLAGLAACGVMMNIVSTASDLMQDFKTGYLTLASPRSMFVSQIIGTTMGCVISPSVFWIFYKAFPDLGKSTSEYPAPYAIIYRNMAILGVQGFGSLPKNCLLLCYIFFAAAVIINLFKDFLGKKGKFVPLPMAMAIPFYIGPYFAIDMCVGSLILYVWERINKAKADAFAPAVASGLICGDGIWTLPASILALAGVKPPICMKFLSRATNVKVDTFLGN, via the exons ATGAGTGAAGAAATAGCTAATCAATCCACTGATACAAGTGATTTTAAGGACCCAAGTTTAGGGTGGATTatagcttttctttttgttgttagCTTTCTCGGCCTTTTCTCTGTTGTACCTCTCCGAAAG ATTATGATCATTGACTTCAAATTGACATATCCAAGTGGAACTGCAACTGCACATCTCATTAACAGCTTCCACACTCCTCAAGGAGCCAAACTTGCAAA GAAGCAAGTAAAAATGTTGGGAAAATTCTTCAGTATGAGTTTTTTGTGGGGCTTTTTTCAATGGTTTTATACAGCTACTGACCAGTGTGGATTTCAAGCCTTCCCTTCATTGGGGCTTAAAGCATATGAAAACAG gttttattttgatttttctgCAATCTATGTTGGAGTTGGAATGATTTGCCCTTATATCATAAACATATCAGTGCTTCTTGGGGGAATTCTTTCTTGGGGAATAATGTGGCCTCTCATAAAAACCAACGAGGGTCATTGGTATGAAAAAGGCCTTGGTGAAGGAAATCTTCATGGCATCCAAGGTTACAGG GTATTTATAGCCATTGCATTGATCCTAGGAGATGGTTTATATAACTTCGTAAAGGTGATAACACATACCCTCTGGGGGTTGTATCATCAAATCCAAGAGAGAAAACGGGAGAATGTTCTTCCAGTTGCTGATCAAGACTCCCCCTCAAGTCCAGAGCTATCTTATGATGATCGGCGTCGCACCCAACTTTTCCTTAAAGATCAAATTCCCACATGGTTTGCAGTTGCAGGTTATGTTGCTATTGCTGCCATCTCAACAGCCACTCTACCACACATCTTCCACCAACTAAAATGGTACTACATAATTGTTATCTATCTGGTTGCTCCCACCTTGGCATTTTGCAATGCTTATGGTTGTGGACTAACTGATTGGTCCCTTGCATCCACTTATGGAAAGCTGGCCATCTTCACGATTGGAGCATGGGCCGGTGCCACACGAGGTGGAGTTCTCGCCGGTCTAGCTGCCTGTGGAGTGATGATGAACATTGTTTCCACAGCCTCAGACCTGATGCAGGATTTTAAGACTGGCTACCTTACACTGGCCTCACCACGCTCCATGTTTGTGAGCCAAATAATCGGCACAACAATGGGTTGTGTAATTTCTCCTTCTGTGTTTTGGATTTTCTACAAAGCTTTTCCTGACCTTGGGAAGTCTACAAGTGAATATCCTGCCCCATATGCAATCATATACCGTAATATGGCCATATTAGGGGTGCAAGGTTTTGGCTCTCTACCAAAAAACTGCCTCTTGCTTTGTTACATATTCTTTGCTGCAGCAGTTATCATAAACTTGTTCAAAGATTTTCTTGGCAAGAAAGGGAAGTTTGTTCCACTTCCAATGGCCATGGCAATACCCTTCTACATAGGGCCATACTTTGCCATTGACATGTGTGTTGGAAGTCTGATATTGTATGTGTGGGAAAGGATTAACAAGGCTAAGGCAGATGCTTTTGCACCAGCTGTAGCTTCTGGTTTGATATGTGGGGATGGAATATGGACTCTTCCTGCTTCAATACTTGCTCTTGCAGGAGTTAAGCCACCAATTTGTATGAAGTTCTTGTCCAGAGCAACAAATGTGAAGGTTGATACTTTCTTAGGGAATTAA
- the LOC106771951 gene encoding probable metal-nicotianamine transporter YSL7 isoform X3 has translation MIIDFKLTYPSGTATAHLINSFHTPQGAKLAKKQVKMLGKFFSMSFLWGFFQWFYTATDQCGFQAFPSLGLKAYENRFYFDFSAIYVGVGMICPYIINISVLLGGILSWGIMWPLIKTNEGHWYEKGLGEGNLHGIQGYRVFIAIALILGDGLYNFVKVITHTLWGLYHQIQERKRENVLPVADQDSPSSPELSYDDRRRTQLFLKDQIPTWFAVAGYVAIAAISTATLPHIFHQLKWYYIIVIYLVAPTLAFCNAYGCGLTDWSLASTYGKLAIFTIGAWAGATRGGVLAGLAACGVMMNIVSTASDLMQDFKTGYLTLASPRSMFVSQIIGTTMGCVISPSVFWIFYKAFPDLGKSTSEYPAPYAIIYRNMAILGVQGFGSLPKNCLLLCYIFFAAAVIINLFKDFLGKKGKFVPLPMAMAIPFYIGPYFAIDMCVGSLILYVWERINKAKADAFAPAVASGLICGDGIWTLPASILALAGVKPPICMKFLSRATNVKVDTFLGN, from the exons ATGATCATTGACTTCAAATTGACATATCCAAGTGGAACTGCAACTGCACATCTCATTAACAGCTTCCACACTCCTCAAGGAGCCAAACTTGCAAA GAAGCAAGTAAAAATGTTGGGAAAATTCTTCAGTATGAGTTTTTTGTGGGGCTTTTTTCAATGGTTTTATACAGCTACTGACCAGTGTGGATTTCAAGCCTTCCCTTCATTGGGGCTTAAAGCATATGAAAACAG gttttattttgatttttctgCAATCTATGTTGGAGTTGGAATGATTTGCCCTTATATCATAAACATATCAGTGCTTCTTGGGGGAATTCTTTCTTGGGGAATAATGTGGCCTCTCATAAAAACCAACGAGGGTCATTGGTATGAAAAAGGCCTTGGTGAAGGAAATCTTCATGGCATCCAAGGTTACAGG GTATTTATAGCCATTGCATTGATCCTAGGAGATGGTTTATATAACTTCGTAAAGGTGATAACACATACCCTCTGGGGGTTGTATCATCAAATCCAAGAGAGAAAACGGGAGAATGTTCTTCCAGTTGCTGATCAAGACTCCCCCTCAAGTCCAGAGCTATCTTATGATGATCGGCGTCGCACCCAACTTTTCCTTAAAGATCAAATTCCCACATGGTTTGCAGTTGCAGGTTATGTTGCTATTGCTGCCATCTCAACAGCCACTCTACCACACATCTTCCACCAACTAAAATGGTACTACATAATTGTTATCTATCTGGTTGCTCCCACCTTGGCATTTTGCAATGCTTATGGTTGTGGACTAACTGATTGGTCCCTTGCATCCACTTATGGAAAGCTGGCCATCTTCACGATTGGAGCATGGGCCGGTGCCACACGAGGTGGAGTTCTCGCCGGTCTAGCTGCCTGTGGAGTGATGATGAACATTGTTTCCACAGCCTCAGACCTGATGCAGGATTTTAAGACTGGCTACCTTACACTGGCCTCACCACGCTCCATGTTTGTGAGCCAAATAATCGGCACAACAATGGGTTGTGTAATTTCTCCTTCTGTGTTTTGGATTTTCTACAAAGCTTTTCCTGACCTTGGGAAGTCTACAAGTGAATATCCTGCCCCATATGCAATCATATACCGTAATATGGCCATATTAGGGGTGCAAGGTTTTGGCTCTCTACCAAAAAACTGCCTCTTGCTTTGTTACATATTCTTTGCTGCAGCAGTTATCATAAACTTGTTCAAAGATTTTCTTGGCAAGAAAGGGAAGTTTGTTCCACTTCCAATGGCCATGGCAATACCCTTCTACATAGGGCCATACTTTGCCATTGACATGTGTGTTGGAAGTCTGATATTGTATGTGTGGGAAAGGATTAACAAGGCTAAGGCAGATGCTTTTGCACCAGCTGTAGCTTCTGGTTTGATATGTGGGGATGGAATATGGACTCTTCCTGCTTCAATACTTGCTCTTGCAGGAGTTAAGCCACCAATTTGTATGAAGTTCTTGTCCAGAGCAACAAATGTGAAGGTTGATACTTTCTTAGGGAATTAA